In Paracoccus aminophilus JCM 7686, a single window of DNA contains:
- the ptsP gene encoding phosphoenolpyruvate--protein phosphotransferase: MAGRSDSDSRKLLRRLRETLAAPGGGQDRLDDITTHIADSMGTEVCSVYLFRDTDTLELCATEGLKSQSVHKTRLRLGEGLVGRVAKSGRSINTANAPAEPGFRYMPETGEEVFPSFLGVPIQRVGEKLGVLVVQSRVAEPFTEDDIYGLEVVAMVLAEMAELGAFLDQGSDAPQMQHRFAQIFRGASGQEGAAEGRVWLHEPRVVITNPVGDDPQKERARLNDAVAMLRSNVDAMLAASDAAGKEYTEVMEAYRLFAHSRSWLRRMEEDIDLGLSAEAAVEKEQSLARSRLESAADPYLRDRLHDLDDLSNRLLRILTGQGKDTGAEMPENPILVARNIGPAELLDYGRKLKGVVLEEGSVGSHATVVARSLAIPLVIHAARITSEALNGDPILVDGDMGTVHLRPEETIAAAFRDKVAMQAEAQKRYAGLRDLPAASLCGETVQLYMNAGLMADLPSLQNSGAEGVGLFRTELQFLTRTHVPRRRELAQLYSHVLDSALGRPVMFRTLDIGSDKVLPYMKPQDEPNPAMGWRAIRVGLDKTGVLKMQLQALIRAAVGRPLYVMFPFVAEMSEFEDAYRILMESVAREQRLGHGMPTDLRVGAMIETPSMAYAPKRFFEMCDFISIGGNDLKQFFFAADRENERVRRRYDTLSAPYLTFLELILARCAEAEVPVSFCGEDAGRPIEAVTFAALGFRRLSMRPASIGPVKHLIRRVNLQALRAQIDDARDRGISNLRPVITDWLARQ; this comes from the coding sequence ATGGCAGGACGCAGTGACAGCGACTCGCGCAAACTGCTCAGGCGGTTGCGCGAGACCCTTGCCGCGCCGGGCGGTGGTCAAGACCGCCTGGACGACATCACCACCCATATCGCCGATTCGATGGGCACCGAAGTGTGCTCGGTCTATCTGTTCCGCGATACCGATACGCTTGAGCTTTGCGCGACCGAGGGGCTGAAGTCCCAGTCGGTCCACAAGACCCGCCTGCGTCTGGGCGAGGGGCTGGTGGGCCGCGTCGCCAAAAGCGGACGCTCGATCAACACCGCCAATGCCCCCGCCGAACCCGGTTTCCGCTATATGCCCGAGACCGGCGAAGAGGTTTTCCCGAGCTTCCTTGGCGTGCCGATCCAGCGCGTGGGCGAGAAACTGGGCGTGCTGGTCGTCCAGTCGCGCGTGGCCGAGCCGTTTACTGAAGACGATATCTACGGGCTTGAGGTCGTGGCCATGGTTCTGGCCGAGATGGCCGAGCTTGGCGCTTTTCTCGATCAGGGCTCGGATGCGCCGCAGATGCAGCATCGCTTTGCCCAGATCTTCCGTGGCGCCTCGGGGCAGGAGGGCGCGGCTGAGGGTCGGGTCTGGCTGCATGAGCCGCGCGTCGTCATCACCAATCCCGTCGGCGATGATCCGCAGAAGGAACGCGCGCGGCTGAATGATGCCGTCGCCATGCTGCGCAGCAATGTCGATGCAATGCTCGCGGCCTCGGATGCGGCGGGCAAGGAATATACCGAGGTGATGGAGGCTTATCGCCTCTTCGCCCATTCCCGCAGCTGGCTGCGCCGGATGGAAGAGGACATAGACCTTGGCCTCTCCGCCGAAGCCGCCGTCGAGAAAGAGCAATCGCTCGCCCGCTCGCGGCTCGAAAGCGCGGCCGATCCCTATCTGCGTGACCGCCTGCATGATCTTGATGATCTCTCGAACCGGCTTTTGCGCATCCTGACTGGGCAGGGCAAGGATACCGGCGCGGAAATGCCGGAAAATCCGATCCTTGTCGCGCGCAATATCGGTCCAGCCGAGCTTCTGGACTATGGCCGCAAGCTCAAGGGCGTGGTGCTGGAAGAGGGCTCGGTCGGCAGTCATGCCACCGTGGTCGCGCGATCGTTAGCGATCCCGCTGGTCATCCATGCAGCCCGGATCACCTCTGAAGCGTTGAACGGCGACCCGATTCTGGTCGACGGAGATATGGGCACCGTGCATCTGCGCCCTGAAGAAACCATTGCCGCCGCCTTCCGCGACAAGGTGGCGATGCAGGCCGAGGCGCAAAAGCGCTATGCGGGCCTGCGCGATCTGCCCGCCGCCTCGCTGTGCGGCGAGACGGTGCAGCTTTACATGAATGCCGGGCTGATGGCCGATCTGCCGAGCTTGCAGAACTCGGGCGCGGAGGGGGTTGGCCTCTTCCGGACCGAGCTGCAATTCCTGACCCGGACCCATGTGCCGCGTCGGCGCGAGCTGGCGCAGCTTTACTCGCATGTGCTCGATTCCGCGCTGGGACGGCCGGTGATGTTTCGCACGCTCGACATCGGCTCGGACAAGGTCTTGCCCTATATGAAGCCGCAGGACGAACCCAATCCCGCGATGGGCTGGCGCGCGATCCGCGTCGGGCTCGATAAGACCGGCGTGCTGAAAATGCAGCTTCAGGCGCTGATCCGCGCCGCGGTGGGCCGCCCGCTTTACGTCATGTTCCCCTTCGTCGCCGAGATGAGCGAATTCGAGGATGCCTACCGCATCTTGATGGAATCGGTCGCGCGCGAGCAGCGCCTTGGCCACGGGATGCCGACCGATCTGCGCGTCGGCGCGATGATCGAGACGCCCTCGATGGCCTATGCGCCCAAGCGTTTCTTCGAGATGTGCGATTTCATCTCGATCGGCGGCAATGATCTCAAGCAGTTCTTCTTTGCCGCCGACCGCGAGAATGAGCGCGTGCGCCGCCGTTATGACACGCTGAGCGCGCCTTATCTGACCTTCCTCGAGCTGATCCTCGCGCGCTGTGCCGAGGCCGAGGTGCCGGTCTCGTTCTGCGGCGAGGATGCGGGTCGTCCGATTGAGGCGGTGACCTTCGCCGCGCTTGGCTTTCGGCGTCTCTCGATGCGTCCGGCCTCGATTGGCCCGGTCAAACACCTGATCCGGCGCGTCAACCTTCAGGCTCTGCGCGCCCAGATCGACGATGCGCGCGACCGCGGGATCTCGAACCTGCGCCCGGTGATCACCGATTGGCTCGCCCGCCAGTAA